A genomic region of Prevotella scopos JCM 17725 contains the following coding sequences:
- a CDS encoding peptidase, protein MKRSRLLLIIINYIYHDNIYLMSPIVDWNLLDVLNKNIRNNYERIRPILLKWQENGYIKLIEDNEIAFSFIPEKLPSKEKLIEESLNFK, encoded by the coding sequence ATGAAACGTAGTAGATTATTATTAATAATAATAAATTATATTTATCACGATAATATTTATTTGATGTCTCCAATTGTTGATTGGAATTTATTAGATGTGCTAAATAAAAATATTCGAAATAATTATGAAAGAATTAGACCCATTTTGTTGAAATGGCAGGAAAATGGATATATAAAATTAATAGAAGATAACGAGATTGCTTTTTCTTTTATTCCAGAGAAATTACCATCAAAAGAAAAACTAATAGAAGAGAGCCTGAATTTCAAATAA